One Lepisosteus oculatus isolate fLepOcu1 chromosome 4, fLepOcu1.hap2, whole genome shotgun sequence genomic window, AATTAACTGAGTTAACTGGAAAGTTAACTGCAAGAAAAAACCCCAAAATAAGTTCtcatttatttgaaataatatcTTGTTATTGGCACCTTCTCCACCCTTTCTCTTACCTACCCTGGACAGATCATTTCTCTCTTCGTCATTTTATTTGATCAGCAACCTTTTCTTCACcctcttttctcttttatttttgtgagctcCCATTTCATCTACATAACCACAATTAAATAACTCCAAAAATGATATATCATGATTATGTTCAACTTGGAAATAATCAAAATATGTATATTTGcaactgaagttttttttaaggtCTAAGAGAGCAGGAGTAATAAATATGACAGAATATGAGCCACAATGCAAATAATATGTAATATGAATGGATAAATGGAAAATTTGAatccaacacttttcctacacaATTGAAATGGAAACCTGATTAGAAAAAAAGGCTGGAGGTTCTTTGGCACTAGAATGTAATGGAGAAGTTGGAATTAACTggcttttctgttcttttgtgCTGTCAAACACAATCTGGAGCTTAGATGAAAGCCTGTATAGCCATATGGCAATGTTATATAaaactgcagaagaaaaaagaatcATGCGACGCTATATTCTCAATCCTATACAAGCAAAGTTAATGTATGGGACTGCTGCTACAACTGATCTCTACTTATCGGGTGCAAACATGAGACCACGTGAAAGGCAAAATACAAgaatatttcaaaagaaaaaaaagcttttgtaaGATTTATGGAAGTTTTTCCAACTATGTTTCAGATAATCAGGGAAAACATTGGGTTTTGGTATCTGCTCTGTTAATacttaaaaagaacattttcttgAGGACTTGTTTTCTTATCTACTCTTGTTCAGATCTGTAGTTAGTCATGTTTAAATATGTTTCACCTCATAATTCTGTGTTCCCTACACAACTGCTTCACAATGTATCCACTGGGTgagcttacagtacattaaataaaaaaatattttaggggATGCAAATTGGCAAAATAAGAGTGAAGATATTGCCAAAGAAATGCTTTCTAAGCCCAAAACCAATCTATTCACAACTAGTTAGACTGCTTTCACAGTTATTTACAAAAACTGTACAGATAAGGGTgtggaatacagtaagtcaaaaGGGAATGAGCTAAGTGGACGAAAAGTAGTTTAGTTTATCACAGAGTAACAGTGTTACCATCAGGCAATTGagaggagaaaaacaaaaaccgcACACATCTCTGAGGATGCAAGGCCCATAGGTTTGCTTCCTTTCAGGTACTAGTTATGAGTAGTGAGGCAGTATTTGACGGACAGTATCTCACACATCATGACAATGGTTCCACCTGATATATTCAATAGCTATttgtaaatacttttgcaatggTTTGAAATAGCATATTTCTGAAAACTGCTTCTTTCAAAATGGATATACTGTCAAATTACCTGGCACTGTGGAATAAGCAAAAAGGAAGTCTGCCTCCACTGGGATTTTATGCCTGGGGTTGGCATCAGTTTCCAAAGTATCATTCGGAGGGCCAGAATCTGTTTGTATTCCATCATCAAACTCTGAACCCCTGCAAGCCTGGTttacaacagaaaacaaaatcataaaatgagaatttccataaaaatataaagtatgtcaaaaatgcttacaaaaagaattaaatgatttttgacTTGGtaaattatacatactgtaaatggaacAGAAACAGCTCATATTGATAATTACTTAAATTTATTACAGATTTGGACTTTATCATTATAGAGCAAATCAAAAGTCCTAGGAAAAATGCTGACTTTGTAAGGCTTCATTTCTTTGCTAGTGCACCACTATCCTTCAGTGCATAGTTACTGTTAACAACCTGTTATATTTAAGTGGTTTAGAAATGATCCGAAAGTCAAGTACAGGCCTACAGACTGGCTGTTCAGGGTTCAGGTCATTGGTTCAGGCCCATCAAGAGGATCATACTTCATATGATCCACTTCCACAATGCTTTCAACGTGGTGGGTGAAAACAGAACAGGCTCCTCACCTGAATGAAGAACAGCTTGGGTTTGCCCACCAGAGTCTTGCACATGTCTCCCCTGAACAAAGAGGTGACGCTCTTGATTGGCATCGCTCCGTCGGTGCCATAGATCATCCCTTCCTCTCCATGGCTTAAGAGGATGCAGGCAAAACACGAGCTGTCGCTGTGATCTTCCTCAGAGGCTAACCAATTAGGGAGGGGGACATAAATGATTACACTGCTAGGACAACTGTGATCAATTCAAAGCTTAATTCTGTGTGACAGCCTACTAAAttaatatgcagtatatataaaGAATCATAAGCCCCTTCGtattattaaattcttaaatGGAAATCCCACTCCAGGTCTATCACATGAAGAGGGTTTGCTATAATGCCCACAATATGTTACATTAAATAATGTAACAcattaaaatgtcaatgatcctaagtatcctctgaaaGAAGGAAAAGCAGTCTCTTTAAAACAGGAAAGTGTGAATCTCAGTCCCCACATTTTGTAAGTATTTAATTTTCTCCCTCACCCACAGACTATCATCATGAAGTCTTGTAACAGATGGGTCAGTAAGAATCTGCTTTAAGGGATTTTATTGTGCATTTTCAAATGCTTACTAGTTCACCTAATAGCCTGCATGCAAGATTCAAGGTTATTGTTGTTTGTAAAACAGCTGAAAACATTTGGGTTTCTGTTTTCCTCCTCTGCTGCTTCTACTCTTGTTCAAATTAACATTACCTCATCTCTGTAAGATGAGATATCAGTCTTTATTGTAAAAGTGTTTCAAGATCCATTTTTTAGTTAATTGTCTTGTTacattctgttacatttaacaaATCAATGCCTCACTTTTTCATGTAGAAGCAGAATGCAAAAAATTCTGGTTATAACAACATTAAAAGAAGCAGCCAATCTAAATGTAATGAGAATGTTTAATGCTGGACTTACCTCattataattacaataaatatacattaattatTGATCAAAATATGTGAGTGAGTTACAACTATGAACATTTCCCTGCTGTAACTGAGATACACAAGTGTCTCAAATGTACTTTTAGACATCTGAAAGATGAGAGAAACTAGGAAACAAAGAACATTAATATTTTCACgttttgattattattttatattgattAGTCATTAGAGTAGAATGTTGCAACTCGTGCAGataatacattaatattaaCGTCTTCTACTATTATTAATGTTACTATATTAAACTTTCTAATTTTAAGCACTTATTGATCTGGTATCAAATTGATGGCAACATTAAAGAAGTGATCAATTGTTTCATTACAGAAAACAGGAGAAATCCAATTCCTACTTTAATAATGTCTCTAGAAAAACCCACTGCTAAAAAATGTCTGGAACACATTTATATAAATTTAAACTTGAATGTAAaagctaaaaaataaacaatgttttaaaataaaaaaaaatattttattttaaatgtattttaaaaaatatttgaatacattttacaaatatgtactctaataaaaacattttcatgaaaTATACTCCCTAATAACGTCTTTTCATAAACACCATTGTTAAAAAACCCGCATTACTTTAGTAATGCCCGCATtactaaaatgattttttctgcCCGTCATCACTAAAATGGGCTTACTGAAGATATACAAAGTTAAcaattgaacttgaacttgtaaTTAACATGTGCCTTAATTAATGAAACAATAATATCTTAAAATGTGTGAGAATGCACGTAGGTCAACAAATAGCAGCTGAAACGGAAGAGCCCTATCATTCTGCTGTAAATTGATTAACACTTCATTATCCTTCCcatcacatcacatcatcaGCAACCACAGGGGTCTCTTTCCTTATGATTTCAGCAGAGGTTAAGTTGGGTTAATAGCCTTTTAATGTGCTCCATTTTGCTCCGTAGGAGTTTAACTAAACATTTCTGTCAGTCCTACACATTTGCTATAAATTTAGTATTAAAtcctgtcttttttattttctttcaaaaaagaaaaaaaaacacaacacaaagacACAAAGGCTGGAAACTGCTTTGAGGGATTACAGTGTGTGAATTATAGAAAATTAGTGCAATTAACTCTTGTTCTCTTCActtgcattattattttaacatcaGGTTGATTTTCAATGTTAAACTGGTACTAGCTTCACAGCACAATGGGTCTTATCATTCTCATCAATAAATCCAGTCAGTAAAGAGCTCATTAAGCCTAGAGCTCAATAGAAACTTGACATGCTTTTAACTGCTTTATAATTGTCCAATCTACTCTCACTTAAAAACATCTGTGGAGGGTTTGAAAAGGGCTTAAAAATTGATACCACacattaagaaaatgaaattagaTTTTAATGAAAGTAACTATGCATTACATGGTATGTTGATATTCTATGGGTGCAATGTAATTATTAAACATTCGTCTCGCATATTGATTTGTATACGTTGAATTTAAGACTCTCCAAATGTACTACATAATTATCTGTGAGCCAgaaaagacaaaggcaaaaaagCAGGGGGGAAGGGGTTGTAAATAAATATCACCAgttaaaattattatatttagcTTACCATCTCTGAgtaatttttcaattttctcACATGTCTGGTCAttgtaaatgaaaacattgaAGCCCAggcttttaaaacacttaaacaGTTCTCCAGCATCTCGGTCTGTGCCATTTCTTACATTCATTcctgaaaaagacagaaaaatgaagCATTAATCATCTCAAATGGTTTAGTCTttagacagaagaaaaagggaATGTGAAGACTGAAACAGATCAGATTTGATCCTTTCTGTATTCTGTCCTAAAGTTATACACATGGTTTTCATTGACATTACCATTAAAATATGACTTAGAAAACAGTATTATGTAAAAATGAGAAATACCCgacagcaaaagaaaaacaaatggtaTGCACTCCATAAGTTCAAAAGGTAAGCCtgtttttacattacaattttattttaatgagagTACAGCCATTATAAACACATTTATAActgttaaatgcattttatctCTAGAAAATACCCACATTGTTATTGAAAAGCAGCACTAACTGATTGACTGCTACTAAACCATATAACCCCAGTCAAGATACGCTGTACTTAACCCCTGTGTACTACCAGCATTATTTATACAATCTTGTGATTTTCTTTGTCCCATTTTTAACAAATTCTAAAACACTTCTCTTTGCCGACCAATTTATTGGATATAAGGACCAGAATGAGGACACTATTCACTTCAAGAGTTTCCAAAACATGTGCTCTTATGTGGCCTGTAGATTACTTAAGCATGGAAGACTGAGATGCAAAACACTGTCTGATCACTAAAGAGATTGTGGAAGATGACGTCCTcggaaaattaaacaaaaaaataacggGGAAGACGAGGAGATATTAGAACACTGAACTTTGGCAGCCAACTTCACTCATTGTACAAGGAAATTGTGACAATGTGTAATTAGGAAAATGCAGAGATGGTTTGAAGTAGAAAATGCAGAGAAGTTAGAATGTACAGGTCTTTACTTTATTCACTGATCatacatgattaaaaaacatgtGTTTCTGGCATCATTTGTCTATGTCACATGAAATCTTAGTGATCAATGACAAAGTAGTAAGTAAACTGGCTCAATCTGGTTTGTGCTAAAAGGCAATTTCTTTGAGAAATTGAACCAGTCTGAACTGCCAGTCTGTAGTAATACCGGTAACTGTGGTACAGattcctgcagacacactggcataCTGGCATAAACACTCAAACTATTTCACTTGATGCATACTGTTCTATAAAGAGAAATTGCTTGGATCCTCTTCCTTCTTAATGGTTTAACCCTGTGTGCTTCTCTCTTTTTTACCTATAAGCCAGTTCTGAAATGACTGTTGCAACAGGGTAGAAGCAACAGGCAAGCAAGTTAAAAACACATAACACAAAACATCAAGTTAACAGGCAATGTGCtttgaactggaaaaaaaaaaaaactttagtgaCCTCTTTCCTCCAAACACAagtttgaatttttatttaaaaaaacaaaacaaaggaaatgaatGAGAAGGAAACAAAAGCCTTACTCCATCCATCACTGAGAACTCTATAGAATTATTTTTCTCATGTTTCCCTAATCTGTTACCTTAACTGATAACAGACGTGCATATAGAAATATGACGTCGCTGAGGTTTATATGAACTAATTTGTTGGATTTGAACTTTGTAAAAACAGAGTAAGCAGGTTTCTGTGTGACATCACGTCCTTGTCATTGTCATCATGTCTGGTGCCACACAGTGTGCGGATTTTAGATGCAGTCCCTTCTCCATGCTGCACAATAAAGTCTTTTTGTTCAGCTCGCTATAAGACTTGACAACCAGCACTATTCATGTCTTCCTTCATCTTGTTCTGCTCCTTTGTTTCTGCCTTTAAGACATCGCTGAGCAGCCCTTTGTGACAGAATGCAACCAATCCAGTTTTTCTGCTGGCATCTTATGGTGTCTATTAAACTTCCTCTTTCGTCTGCTATCCACAGTACTTCCTCATATCTGTCCAGAATTCTTCTCCGTATCTAAACCTCTCCAAATATCTTTCGTTCTTAAAGTCCAGGTGTCTGCTGCATATTGAACCATGCCACAGATCAATGTAACGACCAAGCTTTTCCTCAGTTCTACGTTTAGTCTTTTAGTAAGTTCTTCTTCCTGGTGATTGTTGCTTTTCCCCATTGATTTAAATCTCTTTTTGTACTTCTGAATCTTCTGCAAACAGATTCCTGAGATATCTGAAGTGTTTTACCTGTTTCGAGTCAAGTTTCTACTTGATCTTGACGTCTGCTCTTTATTTTTCAGGTGAATCATAtttcttgagtttttttttttactatattgATTCACActtcaaatgtatattttttctacAAGATTCAACtgcattattaatatatttattaatattatccATAGTTTTTTTCAGTCCCTACATTAGTTGACTGATTTTACCATtaccatatttattttttttctcatgttttcTTCATCTACCAATTCTTGTCTTGTCCTGTAGTCTTGGCTCTTTCATGTCCTTTCAACTTTGAagctgatctacagtatgttcatcaGTTCTTGCCCACTGTTTtggaacaagaaaaggttttctttttttcctggcaATCATGCCTAGGAAAAACAGTTTCTCAAAAAGGGAAGTGATTTCACAtaagaaattatattttcttctttttgaagTGCCTCAAAACTAtgagaaaaaagtattttggtaTCAAAAATACTTTGATAATCAGAATAACTGTGAGAGATGAAATGCATTGGAACCATTTTAACCCTGTAGCCACGAGTGTCAAAATAGAGCcaggtacagtacctgtttTTTCATCAAAGTTTTTATTGTTGATAATAATACATTTCCCAACTTGCTTGTAGTTCATCTTATACTGGAATGTTGGTGAAACAATTCTGTAATGGCTTTCGGAAGAAAGGTCTTGCTCCATGCCTTGgtcatccttttttttcttactgtaaaaaaatcaaaagcacgTCCTTTTATTCATACATTACCTTTTACCTCCTAATGAACCAATAATGCCCAGTTTACCTATTCGATGCCCCACAGCCCAAGCCATTTTAAACATGTATCTTCGCTAAAGACCTGATTAACCCAGATACTTCACtgttatgtttcatttttatgttttttttgtaatgtgtcatttttaatgttttcatttttatattttcaagtaAATATTTCTACATAACATTAAACTTTCAATTCCAAgacctaaaatgttttaatgagcACCAAATGCTTATTTGAACTAAGtatgttttctaaaatataaactggataacacaaagaaaacttttttattCAAAGTAAATTATGATTTTACTTACATACACTGTCTCCTAGGACTGTGGGGGCAAAACTaatccaaacattttaaacaaacaccacaaattTGTAGAAAATTGATTACTGACTACAGAGAAGGAATTGATACAATTGTATTTCAACCTATAAAATAAGGATTCTCTATTACCTTTTTTACATAAGAAGGGAagtcatattttaatgaaagcaGTGACCATGATGCTGTAAAAAAAGCTAGCAAGTGGATATTTTATAaagcaggaaagaaaaaagcaagGCATGATTCAGGTCTTATACAGCCCATAAATGCATTGCATTTTTCATCCACAACAGTTTTTCTGCAAATTACTAACTGATGTCTGTTGGTGATCAAACAAAGGAGGTCTTCTTTTCTAAAATGCTGTTGGATCTGGTAATTGAAACCTATTTCCATTTAACTTACTACACAGTCcatcagtagaaaaaaaaaagtttagttaTATGGGCTTTCCACTTACACACAGTAATCAGAGTGGGGAGATGTGTCAGCCACTAAACTGCAAAATAACAAGCCGTGTCTAATTCCACTCgaataaagaaaaatgatatTTTGCCTATGGGCAAACAAAACTATTCTCTCTCTTTTGTACTTCTTACCCTTCTTACACATACCAAGGTCTCATATTCTTACTCTCTCCCTTATTTCCCTACATGTGAAGAACCTACAGAAAAAACTTTGATATAATTCTATCATTATGTTCACCAATTGATTCTAATTGATTGATTTTTCCGTAATGCATTCTGTAGAagttctcagaaaaaaaaatggtttgtgTTCTGAAACTTTTTTCACACTGGGGGATATTTTGTCAAAATACAATACTACATGCAAGCACAATGTTGCAGTCCAGCAAATTCAGTATAACCTTTAAAATATTGATTCACTGACTTTCTGGGAACATAACACACATTCAGAAAAGTATTAAATCTCATAAGTCAAATAGAAGGACAGAGGGACAAAAATGATTCTCTAAACTTCTGACATACTGAagacaatttttgttttttcttgttgttaGTTTTAACATGTATTAATGCACTTAAGCTAGAGGTTTGTAATTCTCAGAAGCTTACTTGACTGTTTATGACCCCCTCACCACAAAGCACTATGTAGCTCAACTGCATCATGTCTTTTTTAAACATCGAATAGATGCATTCATAGTGCAAgctgaaaaaagcaacagacTATTTAAAAAGCATTCTAGCCACATTCCAAAGCTGGATAAGCTCATCAGTGGTTCAGTTATCAAAGTTGATAACTGTACGGATTGAATTGATTGTCAATTTTTTGTaagcaatacagtatatgtagccCAAAACAGGCCAATTTCTATTATTGCCTTGTGATGTTATTTTATGAGAATTGCAACAAGTATTTATTTacagaaatcatttttttaacatttatcttGATTGATTCAAAACAGCTCAAACTTTAATGGGAATGTGCTAGAAGTTATCATTTTCTCTCATTTAATTGCCCTTCTCTGTGAAGGCATCATATGAAGAACTAAGGggtatataaaaaatatgagTATTTTACAACTGTTTTGAAAAACGTAAAATAAATTGTACATATTATCAATATAATCAATCAATATTGCACCACAAACTGTAGAGGATGTCATGTACTCAAAACTGCAGATAACTGGGTGCACTGCTGTATCAGATCTTTAgaagtaatttgaaaaaaaagatagAGTTGCAACTTATTCTGATAAAGGAAGTGCCCAGccaatttactgtatactgacgTGTTCCCTCGCACCACAAAGGTTAAGAATGCAGCCTGATCAGATTCATAGAAGAAGCTGTAAATTCCAACACCATGATCTAACTGCCTTTTGTAAAGCAGCTAAAGTTGGGGATGGTTTATTTAtacaaaaagtttaaaaaaatccaattcAAAGTTCAAATGCACCAGGCTGAAACACACAAAAGATCTGAACCTTTTGCAGCTCTGACTATCtgacattttaaatgattttcacaTCTTCTTCATTCACACTGCTTGCAGATGATCTTATTTCTGATTGGATACAGATAAGTCTAAATCTTTATTGGAATCTTATGCAGCAATGTAAAACTGTACCCAAACACAAGCTATTAAATAATAGATTTTGTTAATTACCAAAACTCAATCTGATTTAATCTGCACTACAACATCCACCCATCGATTTCTAAACGCTTTATCCAAAACAGTGTTGCCAGGATGCTGGAGCCTATCTGGAAGAACTGTgcgcagggcaggatacacctggGTAAGCtctcagtccattgcagagtagaaacagagaaacacactcacaccagggccaattaacctactagcacATCTTTCGACTGTGGGTGGACactggagcacctagaggaaactcatgcaaacacagggagaacatacaaactccccaaaaattgaacccagggccccagttctgcaagacagcaatgctcaaCACTGCATCACTGTGCCCCCTGTAAAATGATGGGAACTATGCTACAGTACACATCACCTGGATTTGTTACGAATTAAAAAATCTTCTAAGCCTAGTGCTGGAATACTGAACTTCATAAGCTTTGATTATATATTTAGATTTGACTGGACATTAACACAAATGTAATCTTTTTCTCATACAGTAGCTCTGATAACATGAACGATTGTGCAGTAATTGAGAAAGTGACCACACTCTTTCTTTCAGTCCTTTAATTCTCAGTTGCCTTAATTCTCTATTTAAATGAAATTGCACTTTTACAAGATTTAAATTCAGGCAGCACTTTCAGatacaattatacagtataaataaaatatatggcTATACCTTATATTTTATGACTTGCCAGCAAAAAGGACATACATCAAATAGAATGTATGAATTGCCTTATgtgaaaatgaacagaaattaatttattacaaTTATATTTTAAGACCGATACACTTCTATATGGCAAATTACTGTCAATGTGGAGCCCAGAGCTAAAAACGTGTTAGTCAGATATCAAGAatacaactggaaaaaaaaatttgaaattattttttttaaacaatagtaTTTTGTAATACTTGGCAATTCTACCAT contains:
- the casp7 gene encoding caspase-7 isoform X2, encoding MQSGVPVNEEPSKKKKDDQGMEQDLSSESHYRIVSPTFQYKMNYKQVGKCIIINNKNFDEKTGMNVRNGTDRDAGELFKCFKSLGFNVFIYNDQTCEKIEKLLRDASEEDHSDSSCFACILLSHGEEGMIYGTDGAMPIKSVTSLFRGDMCKTLVGKPKLFFIQACRGSEFDDGIQTDSGPPNDTLETDANPRHKIPVEADFLFAYSTVPGYYSWRNPGRGSWFVQALCNVLNEYGKDLEIMQILTRVNYMVATNFESWSEDPRFSEKKQIPCVVSMLTKELYFN
- the casp7 gene encoding caspase-7 isoform X1, which encodes MADKSVVPEVEESMEPSGDATDAKPDRKGRFFLFGNKKKKDDQGMEQDLSSESHYRIVSPTFQYKMNYKQVGKCIIINNKNFDEKTGMNVRNGTDRDAGELFKCFKSLGFNVFIYNDQTCEKIEKLLRDASEEDHSDSSCFACILLSHGEEGMIYGTDGAMPIKSVTSLFRGDMCKTLVGKPKLFFIQACRGSEFDDGIQTDSGPPNDTLETDANPRHKIPVEADFLFAYSTVPGYYSWRNPGRGSWFVQALCNVLNEYGKDLEIMQILTRVNYMVATNFESWSEDPRFSEKKQIPCVVSMLTKELYFN